The following are encoded in a window of Strix aluco isolate bStrAlu1 chromosome 15, bStrAlu1.hap1, whole genome shotgun sequence genomic DNA:
- the XPO6 gene encoding exportin-6 isoform X4, producing MASEEASLRALESLMTEFFHNCTTNERKREIEELLNNFAQQIGAWRFCLYFLSSTRNDYVMMYSLTVFENLINKMWLGVPSQDKMEIRSCLPKLLLAHHKTLPYFIRNKLCKVIVDIGRQDWPMFYHDFFTNILQLIQSPVTTPLGLIMLKTTSEELACPREDLSVARKEELRKLLLDQVQTVLGLLTGILESIWDKHSVTAATPPPSPTSGESGDLLSSLLQSPSAAKLLNQPIPILDTESEYICSLALECLAHLFSWIPLSTSITPSLLTTIFHFARFGCDTRVRKMSSVNGSSQNSVLGQERGRLGVLAMSCINELMSKNCVPMEFEEYLLRMFQQTFYLLQKITKENNAHTVKSRLEELDERVLCWGRQAESYIEKFTDFLRLFVSVHLRRIESYSQFPVVEFLALLFKYTFHQPTHEGYFSCLDIWTLFLDYLTSKIKSRLADKEAVLNRYEDALVLLLTEVLNRIQFRYNQAQLEELDDETLDDDQQTEWQRYLRQSLEVVAKVMELLPTHAFSTLFPVLQDNLEVYLGLQQFVVTSGTGHRLNITAENDCRRLHCSLRDLSSLLQAVGRLAEYFIGDVFAARFNDALTVVERLVKVTLYGSQIKLYNIETAVPSVLKPDLIDVHAQSLAALQAYAHWLAQFYSEVHRQNPEQFISLVSTALEAITPLISSKVQEKLLLSACHLLVSLATTVRPVFLISIPAVQKVFNRITDTSAQRLPDKAQVLVCRALSNVLLLPWPNLPESEQQWAVRSTNHASLISALTREYRQLKSNAILPQRKVQLEDTKVIIHQTLSVLEDIVESISGESTKSRQICYQSLQESVQVSLALFPAFIHQSDVTDEMLSFFLTLFQGLRVQMGVPFTEQIIQTFLNMFTREQLAESILHEGSTGCRVVEKFLKILQVVVQEPGQVFKPFLPSVISLCMEQVYPIIAERSSPDVKAELFELLFRVLHHNWRYFFKSSVLASVQRGVAEEQMENEAQFSAIMQAFGQSFLQPDIHLFKQNLFYLETLNTKQKLYHKKIFRTTMLFQFVNVLLQVLVHKSHDLLQEEIGIATYNMASVDFDGFYSAFLPEFLASCDGVDSNQKNVLGRNFKMDRDLPSFTQNVHRLVNDLRYYRLCNDSLPPGTVKL from the exons GCATCTGAAGAGGCCTCGCTACGGGCTTTGGAGAGTCTAATGACAGAGTTTTTCCACAATTGCACAACGAATGAGCGGAAACGCGAGATAG aggaGCTTTTGAATAACTTTGCCCAGCAGATAGGAGCCTGGAGATTCTGTCTGTATTTCCTGTCAAGTACAAGAAATGACTATGTAATGATGTACAGTTTGACCGTGTTTGAG AACCTAATCAACAAGATGTGGCTTGGGGTCCCATCTCAAGACAAAATGGAGATCCGCAGCTGCCTGCCCAAGCTCCTTCTAGCTCACCATAAAACTCTGCCTTACTTCATCAGGAACAAACTCTGCAAAGTCATTGTGGATATTGGCCGGCAAGACTGGCCAATGTTCTACCATGACTTTTTCACTAACATCTTGCAG tTAATTCAATCTCCTGTGACCACTCCTCTGGGACTGATCATGTTGAAAACTACTTCAGAAGAACTGGCATGTCCGCGGGAAGATCTTAGTGTAGCCCGGAAAGAAGAGCTACGCAAGCTGCTCCTAGACCAGGTGCAAACAGTGCTTGGGCTCCTCACAG GTATTTTGGAGAGCATCTGGGACAAGCACAGCGTTACTGCTGCCACTCCACCACCATCCCCAACTTCAGGAGAAAGTG GTGACCTTTTAAGTAGCCTGTTGCAGAGTCCCAGTGCAGCCAAATTATTGAACCAGCCAATCCCCATCCTTGATACAGAAAGTGAATATATATGTTCCCTGGCACTGGAGTGCCTGGCACACCTCTTCAGCTGGATCCCTTTGTCTACTAGTATCACCCCATCACTCCTCACCACCATTTTCCACTTTGCTCGCTTTGGCTGCGACACCCGCGTTCGGAAGATGTCTTCTGTCAACGGCAGCAGTCAGAACTCCGTGTTGGGACAGGAGCGTGGCCGACTTGGTGTCCTGGCTATGTCTTGCATCAATGAACTGATGTCTAAGAACTGTGTGCCTATGGAGTTCGAAGAGTATTTGCTACGGATGTTCCAGCAGACTTTCTACCTCCTGCAGAAGATTACCAAGGAGAATAATGCCCATACGGTGAAGAGCCGGCTAGAGGAACTGGATGAAAG AGTACTGTGCTGGGGGAGACAGGCAGAAAG CTACATTGAGAAGTTTACGGATTTTCTTCGTCTCTTTGTGAGTGTCCACCTACGAAGAATTGAATCCTACTCCCAGTTCCCTGTGGTAGAATTTCTGGCACTGTTGTTCAAATACACTTTTCATCAG CCTACCCATGAAGGTTACTTTTCTTGCTTAGACATCTGGACGCTCTTCTTGGACTATCTGACTAGCAAAATTAAAAGTCGTCTGGCAGACAAAGAAGCAGTACTCAACAG GTACGAAGATGCCTTGGTTCTGTTGCTGACAGAGGTGTTGAATCGAATCCAGTTCAGGTATAACCAGGcacagctggaggagctggatgACGAGACACTGGATGATGAT CAGCAGACTGAATGGCAGCGGTACTTGCGCCAGAGCTTGGAAGTGGTTGCAAAAGTCATGGAGCTCTTGCCAACTCATGCCTTCTCCACACTA TTTCCAGTTCTGCAGGATAACTTGGAAGTGTATCTGGGACTCCAGCAGTTTGTGGTCACTTCGGGGACAG GTCACAGGCTGAACATCACTGCAGAGAACGATTGCCGCCGTTTGCACTGCTCCTTGAGGGACCTGAGCTCCTTGCTGCAGGCCGTTGGTCGTTTAGCAGAATACTTCATTGGGGATGTGTTTGCTGCCAGGTTCAATGATGCTCTTACAGTGGTGGAGAG GTTGGTAAAAGTAACGCTCTATGGATCCCAGATTAAACTGTACAACATCGAAACCGCAGTACCATCTGTATTGAAACCTGACCTTATCGATGT CCACGCTCAGTCCCTGGCAGCGCTGCAAGCCTACGCACACTGGCTTGCCCAGTTCTACAGTGAAGTTCATCGGCAGAACCCAGAGCAGTTCATCTCTCTGGTCTCCACCGCTCTGGAGGCCATCACACCCCTCATCAGCTCCAAG GtgcaggagaagctgctgctgtctgCATGCCACCTGCTAGTCTCTTTAGCCACCACAGTGCGACCAGTGTTCTTGATCAGCATCCCAGCAGTACAGAAGGTGTTCAACAGGATCACGGACACTTCTGCTCAGCGGCTTCCTGATAAG GCCCAGGTGTTGGTGTGCAGAGCGCTGTCGAATGTGTTGTTGCTGCCCTGGCCAAATCTTCCAGAGAGCGAACAGCAGTGGGCAGTTCGCTCCACCAACCACGCCAGCCTAATCTCTGCCCTCACGAGAGAATACCGCCAATTAAAATCCAACGCCATCTTGCCACAGAGGAAGGTGCAGCTGGAGGACA CCAAAGTGATCATCCATCAGACACTCAGTGTTTTAGAAGATATTGTAGAAAGTATCTCTGGAGAATCCACCAAGTCTCGACAGATCTGTTATCAGTCGCTGCAAGAATCCGTGCAGGTCTCGCTAGCCCTCTTCCCAGCTTTCATTCATCAGTCAG ATGTGACAGATGAGATGCTGAGCTTCTTCCTCACTCTGTTTCAAGGACTGAGGGTGCAGATGGGAGTGCCTTTCACTGAGCAGATCATACAGACCTTCCTAAACATGTTCACCAG GGAGCAGTTGGCAGAGAGCATCCTCCATGAGGGCAGCACCGGCTGTCGGGTGGTGGAGAAGTTTCTGAAAATACTGCAAGTGGTGGTACAAGAGCCAGGCCAAGTGTTCAAGCCTTTTCTACCCAGCGTCATCTCACTGTGCATGGAGCAGGTCTACCCCATCATTGCAGAG CGCTCATCTCCTGATGTGAAAGCAGAGTTGTTCGAGCTGCTTTTCCGGGTCCTCCACCATAATTGGCGGTACTTCTTCAAATCTAGTGTGTTGGCTAGTGTCCAAAGAGGAGTAGCAGAAGAGCAGATGGAGAATGAAGCACAGTTCAGTGCCATTATGCAG GCATTTGGCCAGTCCTTCCTGCAACCTGACATTCACCTGTTCAAGCAGAATCTCTTCTACCTGGAGACGCTGAACACCAAGCAGAAGCTGTACCACAAG AAGATCTTCCGGACAACCATGCTGTTCCAGTTTGTGAACGTGCTACTTCAGGTGCTTGTCCACAAGTCGCATGACCTGTTGCAGGAGGAGATTGGCATTGCCACCTACAATATGGCCTCGGTGGACTTTGATGGCTTCTACTCAGCCTTTCTGCCCGAGTTCCTGGCCAGCTGTGATGGTGTGGACTCGAACCAGAAAAACGTACTGGGAAGGAATTTCAAAATGGACAGG GATCTGCCATCGTTTACCCAGAATGTGCACAGACTGGTGAATGACCTGCGTTACTACAGACTCTGCAATGACAGTTTGCCCCCTGGAACTGTGAAACTATAG
- the XPO6 gene encoding exportin-6 isoform X6 — protein sequence MASEEASLRALESLMTEFFHNCTTNERKREIEELLNNFAQQIGAWRFCLYFLSSTRNDYVMMYSLTVFENLINKMWLGVPSQDKMEIRSCLPKLLLAHHKTLPYFIRNKLCKVIVDIGRQDWPMFYHDFFTNILQLIQSPVTTPLGLIMLKTTSEELACPREDLSVARKEELRKLLLDQVQTVLGLLTGILESIWDKHSVTAATPPPSPTSGESGDLLSSLLQSPSAAKLLNQPIPILDTESEYICSLALECLAHLFSWIPLSTSITPSLLTTIFHFARFGCDTRVRKMSSVNGSSQNSVLGQERGRLGVLAMSCINELMSKNCVPMEFEEYLLRMFQQTFYLLQKITKENNAHTVKSRLEELDESYIEKFTDFLRLFVSVHLRRIESYSQFPVVEFLALLFKYTFHQPTHEGYFSCLDIWTLFLDYLTSKIKSRLADKEAVLNRYEDALVLLLTEVLNRIQFRYNQAQLEELDDETLDDDQTEWQRYLRQSLEVVAKVMELLPTHAFSTLFPVLQDNLEVYLGLQQFVVTSGTGHRLNITAENDCRRLHCSLRDLSSLLQAVGRLAEYFIGDVFAARFNDALTVVERLVKVTLYGSQIKLYNIETAVPSVLKPDLIDVHAQSLAALQAYAHWLAQFYSEVHRQNPEQFISLVSTALEAITPLISSKVQEKLLLSACHLLVSLATTVRPVFLISIPAVQKVFNRITDTSAQRLPDKAQVLVCRALSNVLLLPWPNLPESEQQWAVRSTNHASLISALTREYRQLKSNAILPQRKVQLEDTKVIIHQTLSVLEDIVESISGESTKSRQICYQSLQESVQVSLALFPAFIHQSDVTDEMLSFFLTLFQGLRVQMGVPFTEQIIQTFLNMFTREQLAESILHEGSTGCRVVEKFLKILQVVVQEPGQVFKPFLPSVISLCMEQVYPIIAERSSPDVKAELFELLFRVLHHNWRYFFKSSVLASVQRGVAEEQMENEAQFSAIMQAFGQSFLQPDIHLFKQNLFYLETLNTKQKLYHKKIFRTTMLFQFVNVLLQVLVHKSHDLLQEEIGIATYNMASVDFDGFYSAFLPEFLASCDGVDSNQKNVLGRNFKMDRDLPSFTQNVHRLVNDLRYYRLCNDSLPPGTVKL from the exons GCATCTGAAGAGGCCTCGCTACGGGCTTTGGAGAGTCTAATGACAGAGTTTTTCCACAATTGCACAACGAATGAGCGGAAACGCGAGATAG aggaGCTTTTGAATAACTTTGCCCAGCAGATAGGAGCCTGGAGATTCTGTCTGTATTTCCTGTCAAGTACAAGAAATGACTATGTAATGATGTACAGTTTGACCGTGTTTGAG AACCTAATCAACAAGATGTGGCTTGGGGTCCCATCTCAAGACAAAATGGAGATCCGCAGCTGCCTGCCCAAGCTCCTTCTAGCTCACCATAAAACTCTGCCTTACTTCATCAGGAACAAACTCTGCAAAGTCATTGTGGATATTGGCCGGCAAGACTGGCCAATGTTCTACCATGACTTTTTCACTAACATCTTGCAG tTAATTCAATCTCCTGTGACCACTCCTCTGGGACTGATCATGTTGAAAACTACTTCAGAAGAACTGGCATGTCCGCGGGAAGATCTTAGTGTAGCCCGGAAAGAAGAGCTACGCAAGCTGCTCCTAGACCAGGTGCAAACAGTGCTTGGGCTCCTCACAG GTATTTTGGAGAGCATCTGGGACAAGCACAGCGTTACTGCTGCCACTCCACCACCATCCCCAACTTCAGGAGAAAGTG GTGACCTTTTAAGTAGCCTGTTGCAGAGTCCCAGTGCAGCCAAATTATTGAACCAGCCAATCCCCATCCTTGATACAGAAAGTGAATATATATGTTCCCTGGCACTGGAGTGCCTGGCACACCTCTTCAGCTGGATCCCTTTGTCTACTAGTATCACCCCATCACTCCTCACCACCATTTTCCACTTTGCTCGCTTTGGCTGCGACACCCGCGTTCGGAAGATGTCTTCTGTCAACGGCAGCAGTCAGAACTCCGTGTTGGGACAGGAGCGTGGCCGACTTGGTGTCCTGGCTATGTCTTGCATCAATGAACTGATGTCTAAGAACTGTGTGCCTATGGAGTTCGAAGAGTATTTGCTACGGATGTTCCAGCAGACTTTCTACCTCCTGCAGAAGATTACCAAGGAGAATAATGCCCATACGGTGAAGAGCCGGCTAGAGGAACTGGATGAAAG CTACATTGAGAAGTTTACGGATTTTCTTCGTCTCTTTGTGAGTGTCCACCTACGAAGAATTGAATCCTACTCCCAGTTCCCTGTGGTAGAATTTCTGGCACTGTTGTTCAAATACACTTTTCATCAG CCTACCCATGAAGGTTACTTTTCTTGCTTAGACATCTGGACGCTCTTCTTGGACTATCTGACTAGCAAAATTAAAAGTCGTCTGGCAGACAAAGAAGCAGTACTCAACAG GTACGAAGATGCCTTGGTTCTGTTGCTGACAGAGGTGTTGAATCGAATCCAGTTCAGGTATAACCAGGcacagctggaggagctggatgACGAGACACTGGATGATGAT CAGACTGAATGGCAGCGGTACTTGCGCCAGAGCTTGGAAGTGGTTGCAAAAGTCATGGAGCTCTTGCCAACTCATGCCTTCTCCACACTA TTTCCAGTTCTGCAGGATAACTTGGAAGTGTATCTGGGACTCCAGCAGTTTGTGGTCACTTCGGGGACAG GTCACAGGCTGAACATCACTGCAGAGAACGATTGCCGCCGTTTGCACTGCTCCTTGAGGGACCTGAGCTCCTTGCTGCAGGCCGTTGGTCGTTTAGCAGAATACTTCATTGGGGATGTGTTTGCTGCCAGGTTCAATGATGCTCTTACAGTGGTGGAGAG GTTGGTAAAAGTAACGCTCTATGGATCCCAGATTAAACTGTACAACATCGAAACCGCAGTACCATCTGTATTGAAACCTGACCTTATCGATGT CCACGCTCAGTCCCTGGCAGCGCTGCAAGCCTACGCACACTGGCTTGCCCAGTTCTACAGTGAAGTTCATCGGCAGAACCCAGAGCAGTTCATCTCTCTGGTCTCCACCGCTCTGGAGGCCATCACACCCCTCATCAGCTCCAAG GtgcaggagaagctgctgctgtctgCATGCCACCTGCTAGTCTCTTTAGCCACCACAGTGCGACCAGTGTTCTTGATCAGCATCCCAGCAGTACAGAAGGTGTTCAACAGGATCACGGACACTTCTGCTCAGCGGCTTCCTGATAAG GCCCAGGTGTTGGTGTGCAGAGCGCTGTCGAATGTGTTGTTGCTGCCCTGGCCAAATCTTCCAGAGAGCGAACAGCAGTGGGCAGTTCGCTCCACCAACCACGCCAGCCTAATCTCTGCCCTCACGAGAGAATACCGCCAATTAAAATCCAACGCCATCTTGCCACAGAGGAAGGTGCAGCTGGAGGACA CCAAAGTGATCATCCATCAGACACTCAGTGTTTTAGAAGATATTGTAGAAAGTATCTCTGGAGAATCCACCAAGTCTCGACAGATCTGTTATCAGTCGCTGCAAGAATCCGTGCAGGTCTCGCTAGCCCTCTTCCCAGCTTTCATTCATCAGTCAG ATGTGACAGATGAGATGCTGAGCTTCTTCCTCACTCTGTTTCAAGGACTGAGGGTGCAGATGGGAGTGCCTTTCACTGAGCAGATCATACAGACCTTCCTAAACATGTTCACCAG GGAGCAGTTGGCAGAGAGCATCCTCCATGAGGGCAGCACCGGCTGTCGGGTGGTGGAGAAGTTTCTGAAAATACTGCAAGTGGTGGTACAAGAGCCAGGCCAAGTGTTCAAGCCTTTTCTACCCAGCGTCATCTCACTGTGCATGGAGCAGGTCTACCCCATCATTGCAGAG CGCTCATCTCCTGATGTGAAAGCAGAGTTGTTCGAGCTGCTTTTCCGGGTCCTCCACCATAATTGGCGGTACTTCTTCAAATCTAGTGTGTTGGCTAGTGTCCAAAGAGGAGTAGCAGAAGAGCAGATGGAGAATGAAGCACAGTTCAGTGCCATTATGCAG GCATTTGGCCAGTCCTTCCTGCAACCTGACATTCACCTGTTCAAGCAGAATCTCTTCTACCTGGAGACGCTGAACACCAAGCAGAAGCTGTACCACAAG AAGATCTTCCGGACAACCATGCTGTTCCAGTTTGTGAACGTGCTACTTCAGGTGCTTGTCCACAAGTCGCATGACCTGTTGCAGGAGGAGATTGGCATTGCCACCTACAATATGGCCTCGGTGGACTTTGATGGCTTCTACTCAGCCTTTCTGCCCGAGTTCCTGGCCAGCTGTGATGGTGTGGACTCGAACCAGAAAAACGTACTGGGAAGGAATTTCAAAATGGACAGG GATCTGCCATCGTTTACCCAGAATGTGCACAGACTGGTGAATGACCTGCGTTACTACAGACTCTGCAATGACAGTTTGCCCCCTGGAACTGTGAAACTATAG
- the XPO6 gene encoding exportin-6 isoform X5, giving the protein MASEEASLRALESLMTEFFHNCTTNERKREIEELLNNFAQQIGAWRFCLYFLSSTRNDYVMMYSLTVFENLINKMWLGVPSQDKMEIRSCLPKLLLAHHKTLPYFIRNKLCKVIVDIGRQDWPMFYHDFFTNILQLIQSPVTTPLGLIMLKTTSEELACPREDLSVARKEELRKLLLDQVQTVLGLLTGILESIWDKHSVTAATPPPSPTSGESGDLLSSLLQSPSAAKLLNQPIPILDTESEYICSLALECLAHLFSWIPLSTSITPSLLTTIFHFARFGCDTRVRKMSSVNGSSQNSVLGQERGRLGVLAMSCINELMSKNCVPMEFEEYLLRMFQQTFYLLQKITKENNAHTVKSRLEELDESYIEKFTDFLRLFVSVHLRRIESYSQFPVVEFLALLFKYTFHQPTHEGYFSCLDIWTLFLDYLTSKIKSRLADKEAVLNRYEDALVLLLTEVLNRIQFRYNQAQLEELDDETLDDDQQTEWQRYLRQSLEVVAKVMELLPTHAFSTLFPVLQDNLEVYLGLQQFVVTSGTGHRLNITAENDCRRLHCSLRDLSSLLQAVGRLAEYFIGDVFAARFNDALTVVERLVKVTLYGSQIKLYNIETAVPSVLKPDLIDVHAQSLAALQAYAHWLAQFYSEVHRQNPEQFISLVSTALEAITPLISSKVQEKLLLSACHLLVSLATTVRPVFLISIPAVQKVFNRITDTSAQRLPDKAQVLVCRALSNVLLLPWPNLPESEQQWAVRSTNHASLISALTREYRQLKSNAILPQRKVQLEDTKVIIHQTLSVLEDIVESISGESTKSRQICYQSLQESVQVSLALFPAFIHQSDVTDEMLSFFLTLFQGLRVQMGVPFTEQIIQTFLNMFTREQLAESILHEGSTGCRVVEKFLKILQVVVQEPGQVFKPFLPSVISLCMEQVYPIIAERSSPDVKAELFELLFRVLHHNWRYFFKSSVLASVQRGVAEEQMENEAQFSAIMQAFGQSFLQPDIHLFKQNLFYLETLNTKQKLYHKKIFRTTMLFQFVNVLLQVLVHKSHDLLQEEIGIATYNMASVDFDGFYSAFLPEFLASCDGVDSNQKNVLGRNFKMDRDLPSFTQNVHRLVNDLRYYRLCNDSLPPGTVKL; this is encoded by the exons GCATCTGAAGAGGCCTCGCTACGGGCTTTGGAGAGTCTAATGACAGAGTTTTTCCACAATTGCACAACGAATGAGCGGAAACGCGAGATAG aggaGCTTTTGAATAACTTTGCCCAGCAGATAGGAGCCTGGAGATTCTGTCTGTATTTCCTGTCAAGTACAAGAAATGACTATGTAATGATGTACAGTTTGACCGTGTTTGAG AACCTAATCAACAAGATGTGGCTTGGGGTCCCATCTCAAGACAAAATGGAGATCCGCAGCTGCCTGCCCAAGCTCCTTCTAGCTCACCATAAAACTCTGCCTTACTTCATCAGGAACAAACTCTGCAAAGTCATTGTGGATATTGGCCGGCAAGACTGGCCAATGTTCTACCATGACTTTTTCACTAACATCTTGCAG tTAATTCAATCTCCTGTGACCACTCCTCTGGGACTGATCATGTTGAAAACTACTTCAGAAGAACTGGCATGTCCGCGGGAAGATCTTAGTGTAGCCCGGAAAGAAGAGCTACGCAAGCTGCTCCTAGACCAGGTGCAAACAGTGCTTGGGCTCCTCACAG GTATTTTGGAGAGCATCTGGGACAAGCACAGCGTTACTGCTGCCACTCCACCACCATCCCCAACTTCAGGAGAAAGTG GTGACCTTTTAAGTAGCCTGTTGCAGAGTCCCAGTGCAGCCAAATTATTGAACCAGCCAATCCCCATCCTTGATACAGAAAGTGAATATATATGTTCCCTGGCACTGGAGTGCCTGGCACACCTCTTCAGCTGGATCCCTTTGTCTACTAGTATCACCCCATCACTCCTCACCACCATTTTCCACTTTGCTCGCTTTGGCTGCGACACCCGCGTTCGGAAGATGTCTTCTGTCAACGGCAGCAGTCAGAACTCCGTGTTGGGACAGGAGCGTGGCCGACTTGGTGTCCTGGCTATGTCTTGCATCAATGAACTGATGTCTAAGAACTGTGTGCCTATGGAGTTCGAAGAGTATTTGCTACGGATGTTCCAGCAGACTTTCTACCTCCTGCAGAAGATTACCAAGGAGAATAATGCCCATACGGTGAAGAGCCGGCTAGAGGAACTGGATGAAAG CTACATTGAGAAGTTTACGGATTTTCTTCGTCTCTTTGTGAGTGTCCACCTACGAAGAATTGAATCCTACTCCCAGTTCCCTGTGGTAGAATTTCTGGCACTGTTGTTCAAATACACTTTTCATCAG CCTACCCATGAAGGTTACTTTTCTTGCTTAGACATCTGGACGCTCTTCTTGGACTATCTGACTAGCAAAATTAAAAGTCGTCTGGCAGACAAAGAAGCAGTACTCAACAG GTACGAAGATGCCTTGGTTCTGTTGCTGACAGAGGTGTTGAATCGAATCCAGTTCAGGTATAACCAGGcacagctggaggagctggatgACGAGACACTGGATGATGAT CAGCAGACTGAATGGCAGCGGTACTTGCGCCAGAGCTTGGAAGTGGTTGCAAAAGTCATGGAGCTCTTGCCAACTCATGCCTTCTCCACACTA TTTCCAGTTCTGCAGGATAACTTGGAAGTGTATCTGGGACTCCAGCAGTTTGTGGTCACTTCGGGGACAG GTCACAGGCTGAACATCACTGCAGAGAACGATTGCCGCCGTTTGCACTGCTCCTTGAGGGACCTGAGCTCCTTGCTGCAGGCCGTTGGTCGTTTAGCAGAATACTTCATTGGGGATGTGTTTGCTGCCAGGTTCAATGATGCTCTTACAGTGGTGGAGAG GTTGGTAAAAGTAACGCTCTATGGATCCCAGATTAAACTGTACAACATCGAAACCGCAGTACCATCTGTATTGAAACCTGACCTTATCGATGT CCACGCTCAGTCCCTGGCAGCGCTGCAAGCCTACGCACACTGGCTTGCCCAGTTCTACAGTGAAGTTCATCGGCAGAACCCAGAGCAGTTCATCTCTCTGGTCTCCACCGCTCTGGAGGCCATCACACCCCTCATCAGCTCCAAG GtgcaggagaagctgctgctgtctgCATGCCACCTGCTAGTCTCTTTAGCCACCACAGTGCGACCAGTGTTCTTGATCAGCATCCCAGCAGTACAGAAGGTGTTCAACAGGATCACGGACACTTCTGCTCAGCGGCTTCCTGATAAG GCCCAGGTGTTGGTGTGCAGAGCGCTGTCGAATGTGTTGTTGCTGCCCTGGCCAAATCTTCCAGAGAGCGAACAGCAGTGGGCAGTTCGCTCCACCAACCACGCCAGCCTAATCTCTGCCCTCACGAGAGAATACCGCCAATTAAAATCCAACGCCATCTTGCCACAGAGGAAGGTGCAGCTGGAGGACA CCAAAGTGATCATCCATCAGACACTCAGTGTTTTAGAAGATATTGTAGAAAGTATCTCTGGAGAATCCACCAAGTCTCGACAGATCTGTTATCAGTCGCTGCAAGAATCCGTGCAGGTCTCGCTAGCCCTCTTCCCAGCTTTCATTCATCAGTCAG ATGTGACAGATGAGATGCTGAGCTTCTTCCTCACTCTGTTTCAAGGACTGAGGGTGCAGATGGGAGTGCCTTTCACTGAGCAGATCATACAGACCTTCCTAAACATGTTCACCAG GGAGCAGTTGGCAGAGAGCATCCTCCATGAGGGCAGCACCGGCTGTCGGGTGGTGGAGAAGTTTCTGAAAATACTGCAAGTGGTGGTACAAGAGCCAGGCCAAGTGTTCAAGCCTTTTCTACCCAGCGTCATCTCACTGTGCATGGAGCAGGTCTACCCCATCATTGCAGAG CGCTCATCTCCTGATGTGAAAGCAGAGTTGTTCGAGCTGCTTTTCCGGGTCCTCCACCATAATTGGCGGTACTTCTTCAAATCTAGTGTGTTGGCTAGTGTCCAAAGAGGAGTAGCAGAAGAGCAGATGGAGAATGAAGCACAGTTCAGTGCCATTATGCAG GCATTTGGCCAGTCCTTCCTGCAACCTGACATTCACCTGTTCAAGCAGAATCTCTTCTACCTGGAGACGCTGAACACCAAGCAGAAGCTGTACCACAAG AAGATCTTCCGGACAACCATGCTGTTCCAGTTTGTGAACGTGCTACTTCAGGTGCTTGTCCACAAGTCGCATGACCTGTTGCAGGAGGAGATTGGCATTGCCACCTACAATATGGCCTCGGTGGACTTTGATGGCTTCTACTCAGCCTTTCTGCCCGAGTTCCTGGCCAGCTGTGATGGTGTGGACTCGAACCAGAAAAACGTACTGGGAAGGAATTTCAAAATGGACAGG GATCTGCCATCGTTTACCCAGAATGTGCACAGACTGGTGAATGACCTGCGTTACTACAGACTCTGCAATGACAGTTTGCCCCCTGGAACTGTGAAACTATAG